One window from the genome of Podospora pseudocomata strain CBS 415.72m chromosome 6, whole genome shotgun sequence encodes:
- a CDS encoding hypothetical protein (EggNog:ENOG503PNT0), with the protein MDFLSKVAGEALKPQQSAQQQEQQQPQQTQTSGGLLGSIVSAATQSTQPVATNTQQQPQQTQTSGASGLLGSLVSSATQSTQTTQQQPQQPQSGADALLNKLHGIVGGGPESEKKEDALDKAIDLVQEHVFKAGPQTNESAAEQAKDKFIADTIRDGYEKATGKDFPIAAKKEEENKVTAGLGGLAGKLFK; encoded by the exons ATGGACTTCCTCAGCAAGGTCGCCGGCGAGGCCCTCAAACCCCAGCAGTCtgcccagcagcaagagcagcagcaacctcagcAGACTCAGACCAGCGGTGGCCTCCTCGGCTCCATTGTCTCTGCTGCCACTCAGTCTACCCAGCCTGttgccaccaacacccagcagcagccacaacagACCCAGACCAGCGGTGCCTCTGGTCTGCTCGGCTCACTCGTCTCCAGCGCCACCCAATCCACTCAGACCACCCAGCAACAgccccagcagccacaaTCCGGTGCCGAtgccctcctcaacaagctccaCGGCATTGTAGGCGGCGGTCCCGAgtccgagaagaaggaggatgctCTTGATAAGG CTATCGACCTCGTCCAGGAGCACGTCTTCAAGGCCGGTCCTCAGACCAACGAGTCTGCCGCCGAGCAGGCCAAGGACAAGTTCATCGCCGACACCATCCGTGACGGCTACGAGAAGGCCACCGGCAAGGACTTCCCCATtgccgccaagaaggaggaagagaacAAGGTCACCGCTGGTCTCGGCGGCCTGGCTGGCAAGCTCTTCAAGTAA